The bacterium genome includes a region encoding these proteins:
- a CDS encoding Na/Pi symporter produces MSRRGGFALMVFFSLWAVSGVRADPGAGGPRIEVRRGTGIFEMVGEEVLLEAEVTRDGRPLAGETVTFWITQDPAKPSKLKKEQTEPSTFLPEGPVPPEGIREIGVTTSADGVASIRYRLGSKAGSYEVTASVEGLSGKPALFVIESGRLMILVITLLGGLGMFIFGMNLMGDSLQTWAGDRMRAILGFFTRNRVVALISGIIITFVLQSSSACTVLLVGFVNSGLMTLTQTIGVILGADIGTTLTVQLIAFDVGQFALAFVFVGFVLIFFTKKEGLNYLGRVLIGFGLLFYGLKVMGGSMKPLSHYAPFTEILAKSTASPLTGLLASTILTAIIQSSAATIAIAIGLAMQVVPGPNGPEPLLTIQQAIPIIFGANIGTCATAVLASFGTSRNAKRVALAHTMF; encoded by the coding sequence ATGAGTCGCCGCGGTGGTTTCGCGCTGATGGTTTTCTTTTCACTGTGGGCGGTTTCGGGCGTCCGGGCCGATCCCGGCGCCGGCGGTCCCCGCATCGAGGTCCGCCGGGGAACCGGGATTTTCGAAATGGTGGGGGAGGAGGTCTTGCTGGAAGCGGAGGTCACCCGGGACGGCCGCCCCCTGGCCGGAGAGACGGTGACGTTCTGGATCACCCAGGACCCGGCCAAGCCCAGCAAGCTCAAGAAGGAACAGACCGAGCCCAGCACCTTTCTCCCCGAAGGCCCCGTCCCTCCCGAGGGAATCCGCGAAATCGGAGTGACCACCTCCGCCGACGGGGTCGCCTCCATCCGCTACCGGTTGGGAAGCAAGGCCGGCAGCTACGAGGTCACGGCTTCGGTCGAGGGTTTGAGCGGCAAACCCGCGCTCTTCGTCATCGAATCGGGACGTCTGATGATTCTCGTCATCACGCTTCTCGGGGGGCTGGGAATGTTCATCTTCGGGATGAACCTGATGGGAGACTCCCTCCAGACTTGGGCCGGCGACCGGATGAGGGCCATCCTCGGGTTCTTCACCCGCAACCGGGTGGTTGCCTTGATCTCGGGAATCATCATTACCTTCGTTCTCCAAAGTTCCTCGGCCTGCACGGTTCTGCTGGTCGGTTTCGTCAATTCGGGGCTGATGACCCTGACCCAGACCATCGGCGTCATCCTCGGGGCGGATATCGGCACCACCCTGACGGTGCAGTTGATCGCCTTCGACGTCGGCCAGTTCGCGCTGGCTTTCGTCTTCGTCGGTTTCGTCCTTATCTTCTTCACCAAGAAGGAAGGGCTCAATTACCTGGGACGCGTTCTGATCGGGTTCGGGTTGCTTTTCTACGGGCTCAAGGTCATGGGCGGGTCGATGAAGCCGCTTTCCCACTACGCTCCCTTCACCGAGATTCTGGCCAAGTCCACCGCCAGCCCCCTCACGGGGCTTCTGGCCTCGACGATCCTGACCGCGATCATTCAATCCAGCGCCGCCACCATCGCCATCGCCATCGGTCTGGCGATGCAGGTGGTTCCGGGGCCGAACGGCCCCGAGCCGCTGCTGACAATCCAGCAGGCGATCCCGATCATCTTCGGGGCCAACATCGGCACCTGCGCCACCGCCGTCCTGGCTTCGTTCGGAACTTCACGCAACGCCAAGCGGGTGGCCCTGGCCCACACCATGTTCAA